Proteins encoded within one genomic window of Bradyrhizobium sp. CB1717:
- a CDS encoding transposase, which yields MADDDQKLRVRLVGRNGRRRYDTTSKERLVAACLEPGVSVSRLAREHGVNANLLRKWIKKHTAARSLPPPSRPAFIPVQLEGTSERALSRQGGVAAVDFPATCDEVRGSEPRRSPAFCSPAKVSVSLPNGVKVALECGDVDALTAIIGALGHVQTGW from the coding sequence ATGGCAGACGACGATCAGAAACTGCGGGTCAGGCTTGTTGGCCGAAACGGTCGCCGGCGTTACGATACGACATCGAAGGAGCGTCTTGTGGCGGCCTGCCTTGAGCCTGGCGTTTCGGTCTCGAGACTTGCGCGCGAACACGGGGTCAACGCGAACCTCCTTCGGAAGTGGATCAAGAAGCACACCGCGGCCAGGTCGCTGCCGCCGCCGTCACGCCCCGCGTTCATCCCGGTTCAGCTTGAGGGGACCTCCGAGCGGGCTCTGTCGCGGCAAGGCGGCGTTGCGGCGGTGGATTTTCCGGCGACTTGCGATGAAGTGCGTGGGTCGGAACCCAGGAGATCTCCAGCTTTTTGTTCTCCGGCTAAAGTGAGCGTGTCCTTGCCGAACGGCGTGAAGGTCGCGCTGGAATGCGGCGATGTGGATGCATTGACGGCGATCATCGGAGCCCTGGGCCATGTTCAGACTGGGTGGTGA
- a CDS encoding IS3 family transposase, translated as MSVPDRRAKLDRAHGVLSIRHQCRLLGLSRSGVYRTAQPANDDDLTLMRQIDELFTARPFLGSRRMAWLLSEDGVPINRKRVQRLMRKMGIEALGPKPRTSKPAPGHVVCRACSIARK; from the coding sequence ATGAGCGTCCCGGACCGCAGGGCGAAGCTCGACCGCGCGCATGGCGTGCTGTCGATCCGCCACCAGTGCCGGCTGCTCGGGCTGTCGCGCTCGGGCGTTTACCGGACGGCGCAGCCGGCCAATGACGACGATCTGACGCTGATGCGCCAGATCGACGAACTGTTCACCGCGCGGCCGTTTCTGGGCTCGCGACGAATGGCGTGGCTGCTGAGCGAGGATGGCGTTCCGATCAACCGCAAGCGCGTGCAGCGGTTGATGCGCAAGATGGGGATCGAGGCACTGGGGCCGAAGCCGCGCACCAGCAAGCCTGCGCCGGGGCACGTTGTGTG
- a CDS encoding MarR family winged helix-turn-helix transcriptional regulator, with product MAGVSLSAKTFTPKQGQYLAFIHLYTRLHRRPPAEADMQEYFRVSPPSVHQMVQSLETAGLIKRLPRTARSIELLVDPKTLPELI from the coding sequence ATGGCCGGCGTGAGTCTTTCGGCAAAAACCTTCACGCCCAAACAGGGTCAATACCTCGCCTTCATCCACCTCTATACGAGACTGCATCGAAGGCCTCCGGCAGAAGCCGACATGCAGGAATATTTCCGCGTCAGCCCGCCTTCGGTTCACCAAATGGTACAATCGCTCGAGACAGCAGGCCTTATCAAAAGGTTGCCAAGGACGGCTCGCAGTATCGAACTCCTCGTCGATCCCAAAACTCTGCCGGAGTTAATCTGA
- the tnpB gene encoding IS66 family insertion sequence element accessory protein TnpB (TnpB, as the term is used for proteins encoded by IS66 family insertion elements, is considered an accessory protein, since TnpC, encoded by a neighboring gene, is a DDE family transposase.), producing the protein MFRLGGDLQVYLHREPIDFRAGINSLAVLVQETMALDPFAAAVFAFCNRRCDRMKLLFFDRSGFVLVLKRLTEDKFRWPRREAAVVRLTTEQLHWILDGIDIDAMVRHPVRQYKVAG; encoded by the coding sequence ATGTTCAGACTGGGTGGTGACCTGCAGGTCTATTTGCACCGTGAGCCGATCGACTTCCGGGCCGGCATCAACAGCCTTGCGGTCCTGGTCCAGGAGACGATGGCGCTCGATCCGTTCGCTGCGGCGGTTTTTGCGTTCTGCAATCGCCGTTGCGACCGGATGAAGCTGCTGTTCTTCGATCGGTCCGGCTTTGTGCTGGTCCTGAAGCGGCTGACCGAGGACAAGTTCCGATGGCCGCGGCGCGAGGCAGCGGTTGTCCGACTTACGACCGAGCAATTGCACTGGATTCTTGACGGCATCGATATCGATGCGATGGTCCGCCATCCGGTGCGGCAATACAAGGTTGCCGGCTGA
- a CDS encoding carotenoid biosynthesis protein: protein MTLDNVARSRFWARQEPALWLAIAGILAAAIGFSWNPTPLAQTLAAIFIGCALVHATFDYGPRRALVLFVACNAIAFAMENLSTATGFPFGVYHFEVGPNLSHVGLIPIIVGPLWFGAGYFSWVVASVLLDGADRQLHRPFNLIALPVVAAFAMTQWDLVMDAPNATISKVWIWHDGGGVFGVPLSNYLGWLLTSWLIFYAFALYLRRSCLQPYPRMSPKLPAIGILFYVSAGLTHIVPWIIGQTGRAVDARGYSWQVHDIREATVAILLLTMVFTAVLAALHLVRQTSWNSRPTASSRKSAGTD from the coding sequence ATGACGTTAGATAATGTTGCCCGCAGCAGATTCTGGGCGCGGCAGGAGCCCGCACTTTGGTTGGCCATCGCTGGCATTCTTGCTGCGGCAATTGGGTTTTCCTGGAATCCAACCCCGCTTGCGCAAACGCTCGCGGCGATTTTCATTGGCTGCGCGCTGGTCCATGCCACTTTTGACTATGGTCCACGGCGAGCCTTGGTCCTGTTCGTTGCTTGCAATGCAATTGCATTTGCGATGGAAAATCTCAGCACCGCCACGGGCTTTCCATTCGGGGTCTATCATTTCGAGGTAGGACCGAACTTGTCGCACGTCGGCTTGATTCCGATTATTGTGGGACCGCTATGGTTCGGAGCCGGTTATTTTTCCTGGGTAGTCGCGTCGGTTCTGCTTGATGGCGCCGACCGTCAGCTCCATCGCCCTTTCAACTTGATCGCCCTGCCCGTTGTCGCTGCGTTCGCGATGACCCAATGGGATCTTGTGATGGATGCCCCCAACGCGACAATCTCCAAGGTCTGGATATGGCACGACGGCGGTGGGGTATTCGGTGTTCCTCTCTCCAACTATCTTGGTTGGCTTCTTACCTCATGGCTGATTTTTTACGCCTTCGCGCTCTATCTCCGCCGCAGCTGCCTCCAGCCGTATCCAAGGATGAGCCCTAAGCTACCAGCGATTGGCATCCTTTTTTACGTAAGCGCCGGCCTCACGCATATCGTGCCATGGATAATTGGACAAACAGGTCGAGCGGTCGACGCCAGGGGGTATAGCTGGCAAGTTCATGACATCCGCGAGGCCACTGTGGCGATTCTGCTGTTGACGATGGTCTTCACGGCTGTGCTGGCAGCACTGCATCTCGTGCGCCAAACGAGTTGGAATAGCCGGCCAACTGCGTCAAGTCGAAAGAGCGCCGGCACCGATTGA